One Natrinema longum genomic window, CATACCCGTGCTTACAGAGTGCTCGATACGTTGCCTCCATCAGATCGTCGGTCGTCTCGTCGGTCATTCAACTGGTATCTACACGTACTTACTGACTGGTCAGTCAAAAGCCCTTCGCCACCGGACGATCGTGTTCGGTCGACGAACGACCCACGTGGTACTCGAGGGCGATAGACCGCGTCGACAGCTCCCGTCGGACAACACACCCGCCGACGGCACCCATTGAAACGGGTCACACACCGATCGCACTGCCGTCCTGGGTCGGGTGTACAGTGACGGTCAGTGGCTCCGATCGCTGAGAGACCACTGCGGGGAGCGCCTACCCCTGCTCGCGCAGTCGCTCGAGGACTTCTTTGGCGTTTTCCACGGCCCGTTCCTTCTTCGCGGGGTAGGCCTCGACCTTCCCGCGGAAGGTGATGCCGTCGCCGAGGCGGACCTCGTCCTGAAAGGCGGCTTGCTTGTCGAGGCGCAGGAAGAGTTCGGTGTTTTCGGTGACCCGCTCGTCGAGTTCGTCGATCAGATTGTCGAAGGACTCGAGGTCGGCCAACCGCGAGAGGACGTAGCGGACGTCGTCGGCGTTCTCGACGCGAGCCGAGAGCACGAGGATGCGGTCGCCGTAGTGGCCCTCGCTCTCGGCGCGCTCGATCTCGAAGGGGTCGTCGTCGCCGTCGGGGAGGAAGGTTCGCAGCGCCTCCTCGACGCGTTTTTCGTCCTCGGTGGCGTAGCAGAACGTCCGTAAATCGACGTAGTGAAGCGGGATCTGTGGCATCTGCGGTTCGAAAGTGGCTGGGTGTGGCGCGGTAGTGACGGGTGCGTGGCGCGAGAGACGACCCGCGAGTGGTGGTTACTCCTCGTCTGCGTCGACGTCGGCGTCGTCGGCTGCCTCGAGGGCGTCCTCGGGGACGCCGGCCTCCTGGCCGTCCTCGAAGCTGATGGTGTAGGTGACGTCGCCGAACATCGACTCCATCGTCTGGGAGACGGTGCCGATTTGGCCGTCGAACTCGCTGTGCTCGTCGTGCAGGACGACTTTGTCGTCTTCCTCGAAGCTCATGGTCGATGATTCCCCGCCGCCGCGTAAAAAGGGACTGATTCGCGCCACGACGGGAGCGTGGGCCACTCCGACCCCCCTCGGCCGATATCGACCGGATCCGTCTCGCGGCCGTGTTCTCGACCGAGCGCTCGGCGCGTCGCCCTCGTTCGCATCTCGCGCCGTTGGCTCCGTCGAAATCCTAGTATTCGGATTCCCGTGGCACTACTGCTCACTCTTCGTTTCGGACCATCTTGTTCCATTGTGGTAACCACTCGACGTTTGCTAGGATGGCTGTCAACAGATATGCAGTGATTGGAAGAAGGAGGCCGAGTCTGACGAGATAGGTCGGGTCGATTTCTCCGGGATTCCCGGAGAACACACCCGTATATTGAACGACGGCGAACGTCGCGAGGACCGTTGCTACGAATTCGAGATGCTCTCTGAGGGAGGGCGAGGGCACCTTCATACAAACACCGAGAGGCTGTCAGAATATAAATTGACGCTCATCCGTAGGAGATTGTTGATACTGCTGAGCGGTCGCTGTGAAGTCAAAGAGGACAAGGGCACCGCGTCAGCGGTGCCCGACACGAATGATTCCACTCGATGTGTTTGGGTCGGAATCGGTCGCAGCGGACCTGTTGCAGCAGGTTCGCTGGCGTGACGGTGTTACCTGTCCCCGCTGCCGTTCTGACCGTACGGTCAGAAACGGCAGCTACAGAGAGTTCCAACGGTATCTCTGTAAGGATTGCGACCGCACGTTCAACGACAAGACGGGCACGATTTTCGCTCACTCGAAGGTTGCACTCCGCCGGTGGCTGTTCTCGATCTACGCGTTTCTCCGGTTTAACACGAGTCTCCGACAACTCCAGTGCGAAATCGAGGTCACACATAAAACGATGCACCGGCGCATCGAGCGCTTCGCCAGAGCGCTCGATGCGCCCTCTCTCGATCTTGTCGGCCCGGTCGAAATCGATGAAGTGTACGTTTCTGCCGGGAAGAAAGGCCGCGAGCGCGACCAGGAGTCGCGCTCGCGTGGCCTGTCCACGCGTGGGCGAGGTTCATATGACGGCGACAAGCCACCCGTGTTCATTCTCGCTGATCGCGGCACAGGACAGCGGTACGTAATCCCAGCGAAAGCCGCCAACGAGTCGACGATTCGACTCCTCTTGGCAGACCGCCAAGAGGAGTCGTTGACTGTCTATACTGACGGCTTTCGAGCGTACGAGCCACTCGAAGCGGACGACGCATTCACCCGTGAATACGTCGTCCACGGTGACGGTGAATACGCCGACGAAGAGGTCCACGTCAATACCTGCGAGAGCCACGCGTCGCTGACGCGACGGTGGCTCTCGCCGCATCGAGGTATCTCGAAAGATAAGCTGACACAGTATCTCAGAGCGTTCCAGCTTCGCCGAGAACTATATCGAAAACCGGGACGAGACGCACTCAAACACGCTATTCGAGCAACACTCTGAAATCAACAATGAACTACGCAAGAGCGTAAATTGAAGCTATAGTCGCAACTGAAAGTCATTGCACACCTGATCGCACGACAGCGTTTCGATCAGTGTGGAACTCGTTTCAGTTGCTACTATTGTCGATGACGTTCAGTACTCGACCTGTCCGTACCGTCGAGGACGCCAGACGTATAACGGAGGCTTTCAGCGGAGCTTCGACGTTCGGACGGGCGACACCACGCGCCACCGCAGGGCGAGCGATTCGTCTGCGGTGTTTCTGGTAGTGGCCGCGTGGCGACGCGGAACGCGAAGCGGTTCGCTGTCTCCCGGCGTTATCGCATTCCATCGAGCGCGACGACGGTATCCGACATGAGCCACGCGTCCTCGCTGGACGCGTCCTCGATACTGAGCGCGAAAAACGATTCGCGGCCGTCGTCGACGGTGATGTGGTAGCCGCGACTCTGCAACGACCCGGCCGGTTCGGACGGATTCGATCGAGCTGAGTCCACGCACGTGTTCGGGAACCGGTGCTGATAACTGGCTCGGTCCGGCCCCCTCGGCTGCGCGCCTCGAGTCACGCCGGGCCGCTGGGTCGACGACGCTCGCGAGTCGATCAGTTCGAATCGACTCGAGTCGGGTCCGCGTTCAGGCCTGCAGTTCGATATCGAGTTCCTCGAGGAGCTGATCGGCCGCCGCGCTCGAGGAGCCGGGACCGCGGGCGGTAATCAGGTCGCCGTCGACGGTGACGCTGGTCGCGGAATCGAGTTCGGCATCCCAGTTCCCGCCGGCGGCTTTCACTTCGTCTTCGGTCCAGTAGGGCAGTTTCCGACCGTCGGGCATCCGGTCGGCCTCGTCAACGATGCCCTCTTCCCACTCGTTGGGGAAGCCGGTCACGTCACGACCGTTGACGATGAACGCGCCGTGGCTGTCGCGGGCGAACCCGAGCATGCCGACGGCGTGGCAGACGACGAGCGCCTTGCCGTCGCCCTCGACGATATCACGGAGCAACTCCCGGGCGTGTTTGTCCTGATTGATGTCCCACGCGGTCCCGTGACCGCCGGGGAAGACGACGGCGTCGTACCCCTCGGCGTCGGCCTGTGCAACCGGGATCGGATCGTTCAGCCGCTCGTCGTTCTCGTGGACCTCACGGACGTGTTCGACGGTCTCTTCGTCGACCTGTTCGGGGTCGAGCGATCGCTCGTCGATGACCGGTGGGCTCCCCGACGGCGTCGCGACCGTAATCTCGACGCCGGCTGCGGTGAGCGTATCGAGTGGCTCGACGCATTCTTCTCCCCAGTACCCTTCTTCGCTGACTACGAATAGTGCGTCCGTCACGCTCAGTAGTACGGGCGGGAGCGTAAAAACGACCAGCCCTTCATCCAGTTCTGCCGGGAAATTTACCCGCAAACGGATTAGTGTATCGGACCGGCAGTCCCCCGGGGGGTTGCCTTTTTCGCCGTCGGCAACGTAGCTCCGGTCGGTGATAGCATGTCAGATCGACCTCGTCCCTTCGACGGAATCGACGACCTGCTCGAGCGATTGAATCGCCAGATCGAAACGGCAGCCCGATCGTGGGAAACCCAGGTCGACAACCGGAGCCAACTCGACCTCTCGATGGGCGGTTCGGAGACGAGTCTGGACCTCGCCGACGAGGAAGACGAGTTCGTCGTCACCGTCGACGTGCCGGGATACGAGAGCGACGACCTCGAGTTACGGCTTACCGGCGACACGCTGGCCATCTCGGGCGAGCGTGAGCACCGCCAGGAGAACGGTGACGAGAACTACATCCGGCGCGAGCGAAAGACACAATCGTTCAGTCGGCAGCTTCGACTGCCCGCTCCGATCGACGTCGATGGCGTAATGGCAAGCGTCAACAACGGGATTCTGACGATCCACCTCCCGAAACGGGAGGCAAGCGAGGAGGCACGCTCGATCGACATCGAGTAGCGGCTCGCGACGCCGACCGGTCGCTCGAGGGTGCCCGCGTACGGCCTGCCGTTAGTGGGTCCCGACGCACCTGCGACCCGCTGTGTGGGCGTGCCGGCACCGACCGACAGGAGCCCGTCTCAGTCGTCGAGGTTCAACGCGTCGAAGAACCGACGGGTGAGTCGCCCACCGACGAACGCGAGCAGTTCGTCGGCGTCGTCGTTGTTGTCGGCGAAGAGTCCGAGTTCGATCCGGCCGCCGGCCATGTCGTGGTGGCCGCCGACCGCACCCAGTTCGTCGAAGCCCGCTTCCAGCGTCTCGCCGATGTTGACCCGTGGATCGATCGAGCGCCCACTGAGCCGGATCACGTCGTCGACGATGCCGTAGACCAACACCGTGTCGACGCCCTCGAGGTTGAGGAGGTAGTCCGCAGCCTGGGGGAGCGCATCCGTCTCACCGGTCTTCCCGACGCTCGCGACGAGCGACGAGCCCCGGCGTTCCCGGCTGGCGATGGCCCGTCCGATCGCGTCCAGCGTCCCCGGCGAAAAGGCGCTGCCGTACAGTTGCTCCAAGATCTCCAGTTCCACGTCGGGGTAGACGGCGAGTGCGGCCTCGTACTCCCGTCGCGTGGGCTCGCGAACGAAGTCCAGACGCTCCCGGTGGAGCGCAAAGAGCAGTGCGGAGGCCAGCCGCGTCGTGAGGTCGACCTCGAGTTCCTGGAGGTACTCGATGAAGATGGTCGCGGTCGCGCCGTACTCCTCACGAACGTCCGCGAAGGCGGCGTCCACCGATTCGCCGGGGTGGTGATCGACGACGATGTCGGGCGTGACGCTCGCCGACACTTCGGTGTTCGCGCCCGGTCTGGAGTGGTCGACGAAACTCACGCTATCGTACGCTCCGATCGTGGTCTCCGAGAGGGTCTGCAAACTGATCTCGAGCAAGTTGACGAACGCGCGGTTTTGCTGATGAGAGATCTCGCCGCCGTAGGCGATCGTCACGTCCTCGACGTCGTGGTCGAGCGCGATCGCCTCGAGGGCGAGTGCGCTGGCGAGACAGTCCGGGTCGGGATTGTCGTGGCAGACGATCGCCAGCGAGTCGGTCCGCTCGAGGACGGACACGAGTTCGTCCGCGCGTGACATACCGGAGATACGCGGACGAGCCGCTTGAATCCCGCGTCGCGTTTCAGTATTCCTGAATTCCATCGAAGCGGGGCGACCGATCACGTCCGCGGTCGCCGTGGGAGTCGAAATCGGCCGGTTCCCAGCGACTGCGAGCGGCCGGGGCGACGCTGATCGAAGCCCCGTTCGAGTCGCCCTCCGGACGTGATTCGACGGAGCAGTCGCGGAATCACACCGCCACCGGTATCCCTCCCCGAGCCGGCCAGCGAGTGGCCATCGAGCCGGGCCCGTCGGGACCCGTTCTGCACGAACGATCGTGACCAAGTGTACACTTATTTCACAGCGGCCATCAGAAGGGCGAGTATGCGAGACGCCTACCTCGTCGGCGCGGGACAGTCGGATTACGGGGCATTCCCGTCGGAAAGCTACCGGTCGCTGTTCCGCACGGCGTTCGACGCAGCGACGGCGAGCGTTCCGAAGGGACTCGAGGCCGCGGACGTCGACGAAGCGTTCGTCGGCAACCTCGGCGTCGGCGGCCGCCAACTCGGTCTTTCCGGCCCCGCAGTGACCGAACACGTCGGC contains:
- a CDS encoding type 1 glutamine amidotransferase domain-containing protein: MTDALFVVSEEGYWGEECVEPLDTLTAAGVEITVATPSGSPPVIDERSLDPEQVDEETVEHVREVHENDERLNDPIPVAQADAEGYDAVVFPGGHGTAWDINQDKHARELLRDIVEGDGKALVVCHAVGMLGFARDSHGAFIVNGRDVTGFPNEWEEGIVDEADRMPDGRKLPYWTEDEVKAAGGNWDAELDSATSVTVDGDLITARGPGSSSAAADQLLEELDIELQA
- a CDS encoding RNA-binding protein, with the protein product MPQIPLHYVDLRTFCYATEDEKRVEEALRTFLPDGDDDPFEIERAESEGHYGDRILVLSARVENADDVRYVLSRLADLESFDNLIDELDERVTENTELFLRLDKQAAFQDEVRLGDGITFRGKVEAYPAKKERAVENAKEVLERLREQG
- a CDS encoding DUF1918 domain-containing protein, with product MSFEEDDKVVLHDEHSEFDGQIGTVSQTMESMFGDVTYTISFEDGQEAGVPEDALEAADDADVDADEE
- a CDS encoding Hsp20/alpha crystallin family protein, encoding MSDRPRPFDGIDDLLERLNRQIETAARSWETQVDNRSQLDLSMGGSETSLDLADEEDEFVVTVDVPGYESDDLELRLTGDTLAISGEREHRQENGDENYIRRERKTQSFSRQLRLPAPIDVDGVMASVNNGILTIHLPKREASEEARSIDIE
- a CDS encoding DHH family phosphoesterase, whose amino-acid sequence is MSRADELVSVLERTDSLAIVCHDNPDPDCLASALALEAIALDHDVEDVTIAYGGEISHQQNRAFVNLLEISLQTLSETTIGAYDSVSFVDHSRPGANTEVSASVTPDIVVDHHPGESVDAAFADVREEYGATATIFIEYLQELEVDLTTRLASALLFALHRERLDFVREPTRREYEAALAVYPDVELEILEQLYGSAFSPGTLDAIGRAIASRERRGSSLVASVGKTGETDALPQAADYLLNLEGVDTVLVYGIVDDVIRLSGRSIDPRVNIGETLEAGFDELGAVGGHHDMAGGRIELGLFADNNDDADELLAFVGGRLTRRFFDALNLDD
- a CDS encoding IS1595 family transposase, giving the protein MIPLDVFGSESVAADLLQQVRWRDGVTCPRCRSDRTVRNGSYREFQRYLCKDCDRTFNDKTGTIFAHSKVALRRWLFSIYAFLRFNTSLRQLQCEIEVTHKTMHRRIERFARALDAPSLDLVGPVEIDEVYVSAGKKGRERDQESRSRGLSTRGRGSYDGDKPPVFILADRGTGQRYVIPAKAANESTIRLLLADRQEESLTVYTDGFRAYEPLEADDAFTREYVVHGDGEYADEEVHVNTCESHASLTRRWLSPHRGISKDKLTQYLRAFQLRRELYRKPGRDALKHAIRATL